DNA sequence from the Papio anubis isolate 15944 chromosome 7, Panubis1.0, whole genome shotgun sequence genome:
GTGATTTATTGAAGGAGTGCTCTTAGGAGAAACCTGTACGTAAAAAGCTAAACAAAGAAGTGATTTTAGCTAAAGGTTCGTCTCAAGCCTGACCCCATGGGGAGCTCTAAAACATGACAGATGCCATAAGATTGAGGTAAGAGGTCTAAGTTCTTACACATCCATATCAGCCAGTCATTGGCTGTGGGCTACTCCTGGGGAAGGACATAACCTTTTAGGCATTGTCAACAAGGAGACCCCCATAGGCTGGAGGCTATGCTCTGGAGAAGAATGCACCTGTGAATTTTTGACAGGGAACAGTCAGCAGCTGCGGGATGGCTGCACCTCCCTGGTAAGGGAGATCTGTATGTATCAACTGTTCTCAACCttacaaatatatcattttaaccCCAGTCTTCTAATACGGTTGCTTGCTGTATGTTTGGTCCTTAGCTAGACCAGCTTTCCAGCGCAGTTCCCAGGGCTGGCTCTAATCACATCGCCTTCCTTCTTCCTATCACAATTTTCCCCTCTGGATCTCATTTGTGGATATGTTGCAAagcctgtttcttttgttttgttttgttttaatgactGTGTACTCAGTAAGTAGGTAGCACAGTGCCAAACGCATGCAAAAGCATTCATAGAATAAggcttattttgcttttttctcttcttcttgtcACCTTATAAATGTGCTGAAGATTCCATTATTTGaagttaataattttatatccttGTGTATAGGATTATGCAATAAGTTTAGAAGGATATAATTCCAAACACTAACCTCATGCTAGTGCTGGCGAGCTGACATTTTCAAACACTGGGATATCCCAGTACCTCCTGAAATCCTATTTCCATAGGTAAATGGACTATTAGGTCTCAACATGAGACTCACATTTCCCTCATTGCCCCTGTTGCTTAGCCTTAATACCAccattttcctcttccccttACCTTTCCCCTAAATCCAAACTTTACCTGGTTTCTGAATCATAATTCTTATAAAGAATCAGCCCAGCTGCTCCTGGAAGTGACATCTCCGGGATGTGAACCACTTTCTGAAAACGAAGTGCAGCCCAGTGCAAAAAtgtgaagaggagagaaaggcagGTCTACGGGTAGGATACAGGGAATGCAGGCAGGAACATCAACAAATTCCACACTAAATCAAAGCATTGCTGAAAATGACAGCAACTCTGTGCCCTGGAGTTCCTTTTGACCCCACCAGCAATGAATCTCTGCTGGATAACGTAACTTCATTCCATGGGAAGGAGAAGGCTTGAAAAGAACCAACTGAGTCTACCCTGCCTAGTAGACTGAGCACTTGAGGGAGGCAAGGAGGTGAGTTCTTGTCGAGGGCCTAATAAGGACATAACACATGAGACATTACCTTGGATACAGCCACAACCAGAGTTGCCTCTACTGTGTGTGGCCctgggctaaattttttttggcGGAAGGGTGAGGAAGAGGGCCCTATCTATATAAACTGTttcatgtttaaatatattacaaaatttatGAGCTCAAGTGAAGTATCATGATTTGTCAATGAAGTTTTAgaataatgagaaaagaagagatactatatatatttctatattgtcCAATCAGTGTATATGGAGATTCTTTGGGGTGTCCAGATATCATCTCTTCCTGTTAAATCTAGGAATCATTTCTTCATGCTCTTTATTGTGAAAAGTACCATTCTTGAATAATTTCATGTCGCCAACCACAAGAAAAAAGTGTATAGCACTGCTACAGCTCTTCAAAACCTATTTAAATTGAAACAATTTGTATCTTCTTGCCTCTGTAGTTTCCTAGTGCCATTTAATGCCGGTTATAGTGTTACCCATGACAGGGAATTATCCACTGTATGGCCTAAATACCAATTCCCAATGACTCTCTCAAAGGTTACTTTATTACTTTACATTGTTGATGATGATCACAAATGCAAGTCTTATCCAGAATATGCAAGTCTTATCCAGAATATGCAAGAAAATGAGAATGATGATTAATTTTCAGGCAATGTAGAATTTGCCATTTGGAATTTTGTagtataaacataaaacatatctTCTAATCATATTTTCTCTTGAACTCTTTAAGCCATAATTACTGCATTCCTAGAACATGACCTCTTTCACAACTAATCACATTCCTACCTTCCACACATCGCCACCAGCAAGGGACCTGTTAGCAGAGTGAAAAAAGCATCCCGTTCATGCAAGGAGTGATTATCCTTCATCTTGCACAGATTAAGACCAACCCAAGAGAGCATGTTATCACCTACCAGTTGGAGGCAAGAGAGAACATTGATAGGAAATGCCCCACTGGGGCTGGGagcggtggatcatgcctgtaatcccagcattttgggaggccaaggtgggtggatcacttaaggccaggataCATACAGACCGGCCTGTATGTATCCACACacagacatggtgaaaccccgtctctactaaaaatacaaaaataagccaggcatggtgtcatgtccAGCTGTACATGCcaggcatgcgcctgtaatcccagctatttgggaggccaaggccagagaattgcttgaacctgggaggcagagattgcaatgtgccaagatggtgccactgcactccagcccgggcgacagagtgagactccctctcaaaaaaaaaaaaaaaaaaaaaagaagaaattcctcATTGGCACTGAGGAGCAAGAGTCTCAAAATCCTTACAGAAGACAGGAGTAGTCACTCCACACCTCCACATGGTATGTATCTtacaaaaggaatgaagtaacTGCGTGTCAGCAGTGGGGAGTTCACAGGGTAAGAACATGTACTGCTACTACCCCTGGGTGCTATAGACCAGAATTAGCAAAAGCCAGCAAAACAGCAAAAGCCTCCACACATGCAGCTCAAGCCTTAAGATCAGTAGTAAATGGTCACCGGTGGCCCAGAGTCCTGGATGCATCCTGTGTCCAGGATATATTTGAATCATCCAAAATCAGGTGTTAGCACCTTTCTGATGGTCCACTCTGGTgatctcacacacaaaaaaataccacACCAGCCAGAAGGAGAAATCCTTTTACCAGGCCACCCTCCTGGAACCAGGCCCTGGCCTTAGGGCCCCAGAAGGACCCTCTTAGGTGCAAGTCTaagaactcctttttttttttttttttttttgagacagagcctcctcATTCCATAACCCAAGCTGGAGAGGAGTGGTGAGATCTCtgcatctctgctcactgtaacctccgccttccaggtccaagcaattctcctgcctcagcctcccaagtagctgggattacaggcatccgccaccatgtccagcattttctttttttttttttgtatttttagtagagacgtggtttcaccacgttagccagcacggtctcgaactcctgacctcaggtgatccacccacctcagcctcccaaagtgttgggattacaggcataagccaccatgcctgaccaaatCTCAGAACTCTTTTGTGGCACCCAGTTGATCACACATGGCAGTGGGGAGACAGTGCTCCAAAGGGGAGAAATGGGACCCGGGCCCACACCGGTCCTAGGCTAAGCTCAGAGCACCCTAACCACATGGCTGCTGGCCTCAGCCAGTCCCAGATACTGTAGCAGGGGAACCTCAGCCAGTCCCAGATACTGTAGCGGGGGAACTTCCTATGTGGAAGGCACTCCAAAGTATAGGGGAGCCCTGAGGGCAGTGGCCCTGCTTGCTCAAGTCTAAGGACTCTACTGGCCCTAGAATATAAATTTTGTGGCCATCcaagaaatgaaatttaataagATCCCACATATCTGCATACTGCCAACAACCTGAAACTCAAACCTGTGCTGACAGTCTTGCCCTTCGTGTTATAGTGCTGCTTCCAGAAGGACTCCGTCAAAATACCATGGGCAGTGAGCCCTGCAACATCACCACCAAATGCAGCTGCCATTCACTGAACCCTACCGTGGGCTGTTCAatctcatctaatcctcataACAAACCTATAAAATAGGTATGATCGTTATCTAACTTTACTGATAAGAAACCTCAGATTCTGAGAGCTGAGGGCAATTCCCAGAGTCACAACTGGTTTTTTTTCGAGGGGCAAAGCTGAGATATTCTCACATCTATCCCAAGAATTGGTTCTTTTCTCCTACAGCACACCACATCAGATTAGTTAATAACCTGAGCAGTTCAACATCTTTGTTAACACTTTTGAAACATtaattcacagaaaaactggTAGGCTCCAAGATGCCTGGACCCCACCTGATGTCTAGGCTCCAACTCAGACTAATTAAACCAATATTGCTAGAAGAGGGCCCtggaattgtttttaattaaaaaaaaattaaactcccCAAggtaatgttttgttgttgtttgtttgtttgcttgttttgagacagagtcttgctctgtcgtccaggctggagtgcaatggcgtaatcttggctcaccgcaacctccacctcccaggttcaaatgattctcctgtctcagcttcccgagtagctggaactacaggcttgcgccaccatgccgggctaatttttgtatttttagtagagatgggattttgccatgttggcctggctggtcttgaactcctgacctcaggtgatccacctgccttggcctcccaaagtgttgggattacaggcgtgagccaccatgcctggccagtaatgTTAATAAGCAGCAAAGTTCAGAACaacttaaaacacatttttttttttgagacagggtctcaatctgtcagccaggctggagtgcggtggtgcaatcatagctcagtgcatcTTTAATCTCTGGGGCTCatgcaatcttcccacctcagcctcccaaatagctgggatcacaggcatgtgccaccacgcctggctaatttttatattttttgtagagatgagatctccctgtgttgcccaggctggtcctgaactcctgggcttaagtgttcttcccacctcagcctcccgaagtgttaggattacaggcataagccaccacacctgaccaaaaACTTGTACAGAGTGTTCTGAAGACAATATTTGAGTGTCTTCCAAACAGCAGAGGAGACATCCCTTGGCCAATAAGTAAATAGTCATTGATTAATAAATGTGTCAAAGAAGAATATAGAAGAAACTTATAATACAGATCCTTCCACAAAGATGCTAGTGGCCTAACTAGGATCATATATGGTATACTCAAATTAATTAAGGGCTAATTAAATAGTTATATATAGATCCCACAATTTCTTACTTGAAACTTTTGGGGCCAATACATTTTGGCcaacattttcagattttaaaaagcaccagTGTATGTTAAAGTGTGTATGTTTATATCATATATGACTAACACACTCTTAGAAGGGCCTACTCATAATAAAACACAGTGATACTACCACAGTGAAATATGTAATGGTCACATAGcataaataaagaagataaatagCCTCACATTGTCAGTCTAGTCAGGTGTCATATCTAAATGAGTTTTGGGGccactttgaaaaaaaaactttccattttCAGAGCTTTAGAGATTTGGGTACTGTAGATAAGGGACTGGGGATCTGTCATATGGGCTCAACATAGATCCTGGAAGTATAGAGAGGAAGCGACATTGGAATTAGAAGACTTGGCAAAAGTCTTGTGAATGAGGCAGAATTTGAGCTACAGTgagttaattttctgtctctgggaggtgaggtcccacaatgcCTTGTCACCCTATTATCAGCCATGGAAGCTATATTTTCCTGCTTGAGCCACTAGAGGCCTGTATTTTGTAAATGCTTTCCTGAGATAGTCTACATGGTCAgattaaacagaaaaatgaaaacaaaacaaaacaaaaaaacacatgaccACTGAGATTTGCCCAAAGTGAAGACCTGGAGGAGATGAGCATACTCATCAAACAGCGCCGGAACCCTTAGGGAGAGAAGCTGGAGGGAACCTGAAGAGGATGGAGCCACATCAGAATACTACAGAATACAGGCTTTAATCCCTGGCTAATTCCATTCTCTTGATAATTCACTCCATACAATGGAGACCTTTCACATTTCATTCCTAAATCCTTGGTTCACCTACCAGACAGATCACTAACATGGCCGATTTTCTCTGACGCCTattcttctttcccctcttcccatcccatttctcatttttttctcccttgcctTAGATAATCTTTTGTCTCTTTCCCCAGACAGGGATTCGCCCTCAGGAATCTGCCTTGGCTGAGTCATCACCTTTCACCACTTCATCACCACCTCTAAAACATCAGGGTAGCCCACAGATAGACACATACTTCCTGTCCACTATTATTAGAATTACTTGGGAGATAACACTGTTCCTAAGAGGTTATTGCTGGAAGTGAGTCAGAGGTATAAGGGATATATTGAATCAGGGAAGTCTAGGAGGATACTAGAGTGGTTGCCTGTCTGTGAAAACAGGAAGAATAAAGTAAACtggagaataaagaaagaaagaacagaaaaatgcaaGCCAGGTCAGAGTAAAGCAAACCGTTCTTCTCTTCAGTCTCCCATTTACGTATGTCCCTGACTTGGTCTATAATAGTCTAGGAATGTGAAGCAGAGAAAAACTCTAAGGGAAGGAAATCTCAAAATCCAGTCACACAGTGAATCCTTACAGCTATGTTCTCAGATTCCTCTCCTCCCTAAGCATGACTAACTACACTATTTCTCATTTGAATTTAGAGGAAATAGGCTGAGGGCAGCCACTTGCATCTTCTACGTATCCAGCCACACAGCTTCTCTTCTCCTTGACTAAGTGTGATACCTTCTCTGCTGAAATTATTCTTTCACCAACTTTCTTGTTCTTTAGAGCAAGAAAGCGGAAATAATGCTGAATGAGAAAAAGCCTGTCTCTTATCCCATTCATTCCACATCTACTGGGCACCTAATATAAGCACTATTCTGCTTCTGGACATAATTCAAAAGATTGCtcactctcactttctctcttttcctctttttctcactctcttGACCCACCCTCTTCCAACTCCCTGTGCCAGACTCTGACTATAGGACTAACATCTGCTTACATGACTGACTATAGGACCAACATAGCATAAGTGATCAGTATCGGCTGACTGAATCTCTAAAAGGACCCAGATAAAGAGAAGGGAAagcccaaaaagaaaaagaagaggaaagggagaggctgggcgcagtggctcacacctgtaatcccagcactttgggatgccgaggtgggtggatcacctgaggtcaggagttcgagaccagcctggccaaaatggagaaaccccgtctctactaaaaatacaaaattagctgagcatggtggcgcatgcctgtaattccagctactcgagaggctgaggcaggagaatcgcttgaacccgggaggctgaggttgtggtgagccgagatcgagccattgcactccagcctgggcaacaagagtgaaactctgtctcaaaaaaaaaaaaaaagaaaagaaaaaaagaaaaacaggaaaaataaacgaagaaaagaagcaaaggacAAAAGCAAAGGTaagagataaaaacaagaagcaaaGCAAGGAGGCTGGTAGTAAAGgatgggaagaaagagaaaagggcagTGAAGGGTCAAGAAAAAAGAGTTCTATCCTTGCTCCAGCCCATGTTCTATCTTGGTCTACAGCAGCACACCACCTCCCCAGCAGACCCCCAAACCTAGTCCCTAAATTTTTGCCAGCTCAGAAAAGGAAGCCTGATCCACATGGTCCTCCAGAAGCCGTCACGGATAGAATCACTTTAACTGCATCCACAACACAGAAGTGCAATTGTGCAAAACCCAAGAGTGTTATGTGATTGTTGTAGAGGCTCAGGGTGGGTAGCAGGGAAGAACATGGGTAAAGGATACACTAAACTCTTCCAGTCCACATCCAGAGACAAACTTAGAAAAGGAGACAAATCGATGGCCAGGACTACAGTAGGGACTACAGCAGCTCTTCACTTACTCCTTTCCAGGGTAAGGGAAAGGAGAGACGGAGAGCTGAGAGAAACGAGGCATCATCACCTTATTTCACCATCTGTAATCCTAGGAACAAAATGCAAGTTGGGTGACCCACAAGGCAAGGAAGAATTACATCTGCATAATACCTAAGACCAGGAGAACTACATgcgaaagaagaagtaaaaaaggaagaggaacaggagaAGGTGAAGAGTAAAAAGATGATGAGTTGCTTCATTATCCAGTTGGTAACTGGAGTTTCACGTCATTACAGGTTATAATAATGTGCTTTTTTATAACAGAAGTTAGGTAATTGCAGTTAGGAGTGACCTGGTCTGGTTTGGACAGCTCGCACAATGTCAAATCAAAAGGTCGGGAGCTTTTGTGACATTTTCCCCCCTTGAGCTCACAGGCAATGACAGGACTGTTACAGACAGCTTTGACTGTCTTTAGATCCTCGTGGATGAATGCATACTGGGCTATGCAACTCTGATTGGGCTCCTTCATCTTGTGTGCCATCATTTCATTGCATTCTCTATCTGTCTGGTCAAGCCTAAGATAGTCTTTGTTGCTCTGAAAGAGAGCTGAGGCTCTGAGCATCTTGTTTCCTCCAACCTCATCTTCATTGAGGATGGGATCTTCCGGCCAGCCAGGTTGCACCACTTCTTTGTTGCCAAGTACCAGCGTTTCTGTGGTTTGGGTGCCCTCTCCCTCCTCAGTGGCCTCAGTTTCGTCCTGTGAGTCACTGGACCAAAATTCATTGAGCGGTTGATCACTCTCCTCCAAGACTGCTGCAGCCATTTgaagccccagccccaggcccatcCCCAGGCCCAGCATCAGCATCAGCAATATGAAAAAGATCTGCACCAGATTCAGCTTCATTTTGCCTGGAGAGGAAGCGGGAAATGGAAGAACGTGACTTTGAGATCAAAATTGGCTCCAGTAGAGACTGTAGTCTCTCTAAGCCCTACAGCATTGTATTTGGgatctcctctcccttctccacaTTACCCTCTTCAAGGCAgtgatttctctttcctttcccatttctcttgTTCTTCCCCACCACATTCCCTGTTGCTGTGTAATAAAATGTGGAAGTTTCCTCATGTTCCTTCTCTTGAAGACTAGGAAGATGACCAGGGGAAGCAGTTCTGGGGTAATTTACATATGGTAAATCAGTGAGGAAAGTTGatatcaactgatttttttttttttttttctttttgagacagggtcttgctctgtcacccagactggagtacagtggcaccatcatagctcactgaagcctcaatctcccagggtcaagtgatcctcctgcttcagcctcccaagtagctgggatcacaggcacacactaccatgcccagctctttttttttttttttttggaacgagtcttgctatgttgcccaggttggtctcgaactcctggggtcaattAATCATCCCACTttggccaaagtgctgggattagaagtgtgagccaccatgctcctGACATCAATTGATTCTTAAACAGAAATTCGTTCCAAATAACCAGAGAATGATTGAGAAGACAAGTATGTACAGTGTCACACTCTCCTTTAGGGAAATTCTTGTAGAAAGCCTTATTCTCAACCTAGGACTAGATTTACCACAGAATACCAGCTCTTTATTTTTATCCCAAATTTGCTTTTGCTCATTCAAGTATCTATTACTCTCCTTGCTACCCACCTTCTccacaaaagataaaaaggaatagaaaaagtaCCACAGACCATTCTTACTCctaagctgaggctggagggaagATGTCCAATTTTATGTCTCAGGCCCCTGCTGAAGCTGTATCTTGTCAAGACAGATTCCTTCTACTACTAAAGATCTCTTAACACCTGGGTAGTCTTGCTGATTAACTTTGTACTCTCAGGGAAGAAATGGAATAAGAATGAAaccaaagaaaatcaaacaattgACCTGCTGCGGGTTCCCTTACTCATAAAGATCCTAaggaggccaggcttggtggctcatacctgtaatcccagcactttgggaggccgaggcaggtggatcacctgaggttaggagttcaagaccagcctggccgacatggtgaaaccccatctctactaaaaatacaaaaattagccggcatggtgccacacacctgtagtcccagccactcgggaggctgaggcacgagaattgcttgaacccagtagaaggccaagatggtgccactgcactacagcctgtgtgacagaatgagagtctgtctcaaaaaaaaaaaaaaaagatcctaagGAGAGCTGAGCATGCATCTTTGTCCTGCTAGGCCAGTCTCATCCCCTTAACAAAGAGAGACATTccctgccagaaaaaaaaaaaaaaattgctatgaaGAACATTATTGAGGCAATTGATAAAATTATAATCTCTGTAGTAGATAAGAGTATTATGGCAGTCCCCCTCATCCACAGGGAACATGTTCCATGACCCCAGTGAATGTCTAAAGCCCTATATGCACTGTTTTCTTCCTATACATAGATATCTAcataagtttaatttataaattagacaatGTGTATTAACAAcaactaataaaatagaacaattataacaatgtaCTGTTCAAATTTTGCAGATAAAAATTCTTTCTTACTGTAGATTTTACCAATTGCAGCATATGCTTCCCCCCCCTTTCCTTATTAAGTTGAgaaactttcaccttttcacttaaagggaGCAGTTTACGGGTTCTTTTTGaatatctgaattgccagcatcatCATTCTTGCACTTTGGGGCTATTATTAGGTAAGATAGGGGTTAGGTGAACACAAGCACTGAGATACCTTGGTGGTGCATCTGATAACGGATACTAAGTCGCTAATGGCTGGGTGGTGTCTACAAcatggatacactggacaaagggatgattcacatcccaggTAGGATGCAGTGAGACAGTGAGAGATTTCATCACATTACTCAGAACAGCATGCAACTTTaaattatgaattgtttatttctagaatttgccattcaatattttcagaccatagtTGACCGTGGGTAACTGAAGCTGGGTAGGGAGAACCactgtatatatgtgtttgaTATACTGAATGTAAAACTGTACCTTGATTATTTAAGAAAAGATCCTTCTTCTTAGCAGATGCACACTGAAATATGAAGGAGGAAAAGAGCACAATGTATGCAATATACTCTCAAATGCTTCAGAATATAGATATATggatgtgtatacatgtgtgtgtttacagagagagaaagaaaatgataaaaaataaataggggagcctgggcacagtggctcacgcctgcaattccagtactttgggagactgaggcaggcagatcactggagtcctggagtttgagaccagcctgggcaacatggtgaaaccctgtctctacaaaaaatacaaaaaaattagcctggcatggtggtgtgtgtctgtcgtcccagctacccggcaggctgaggtgggaggatggtttgagcccaggaagttgaggctgcagtgagccacgatccaactgctacaccccagcctgggcaactggagtgagaatctatctctaaataaataaataaataaataagggaagtttaaaaaaataatgtatctGGATAAAGAATATTCATGAGTTCCCTGAATTATtattgcaatttttctgtaaagttgaaaatattttttaaaaagtatttatttttaaaaagagagcagCTCCATGTTGTTTCTTGAGGCACCCAACACCTCTGTGACTTACCTACATACCTAAGAAGCTGCAGAGATTCTTGTGTCCTCTCGTTCCCCAAGTTCTTCCCTCCCAGGGTTTCCTTCTTCCTGAGCAGTGCCCTGGCTGCTAGTCTGAAGAAAAGTGGTTATCTTCGGTGGTCCACCTGCTCTTAAACACATACTTACTTCCTAAACCCACCCCCTTTTTCACTTCCTCGGCCTAGCACTGATCAAACACACTCAGCCAATTGTTTCTGTTCCCATAAACACTTTGAAGTGAGGCTATCTGGGCACTGAGACAGATCCAGACATCCAAGACAGGAAAtgtctccagcctgggaaattGCAGACAGTTTTGTTTCATGCATCAATTGTTCTGCTCCTGAGTTACACCCACTATCCTGTGGTTTATGCAGCCTGATCTTGTGCATGAATTTCAAGT
Encoded proteins:
- the RNASE10 gene encoding inactive ribonuclease-like protein 10 isoform X1, with amino-acid sequence MHRAERAAPPVGEKRKVSPGLAARALLRKKETLGGKNLGNERTQESLQLLRYVGKMKLNLVQIFFILLMLMLGLGMGLGLGLQMAAAVLEESDQPLNEFWSSDSQDETEATEEGEGTQTTETLVLGNKEVVQPGWPEDPILNEDEVGGNKMLRASALFQSNKDYLRLDQTDRECNEMMAHKMKEPNQSCIAQYAFIHEDLKTVKAVCNSPVIACELKGGKCHKSSRPFDLTLCELSKPDQVTPNCNYLTSVIKKHIIITCNDVKLQLPTG
- the RNASE10 gene encoding inactive ribonuclease-like protein 10 isoform X2; the encoded protein is MKLNLVQIFFILLMLMLGLGMGLGLGLQMAAAVLEESDQPLNEFWSSDSQDETEATEEGEGTQTTETLVLGNKEVVQPGWPEDPILNEDEVGGNKMLRASALFQSNKDYLRLDQTDRECNEMMAHKMKEPNQSCIAQYAFIHEDLKTVKAVCNSPVIACELKGGKCHKSSRPFDLTLCELSKPDQVTPNCNYLTSVIKKHIIITCNDVKLQLPTG